From Columba livia isolate bColLiv1 breed racing homer chromosome 5, bColLiv1.pat.W.v2, whole genome shotgun sequence, one genomic window encodes:
- the ANGEL1 gene encoding protein angel homolog 1 isoform X1 has product MIGTVLCYVLLPAARLLRALRDAFFTCPKNVLLAKSTSTQIEGVFAATRGRLVPEEQEALLQQWLEEGAGNLPADESAPAVGKVSVTLTSDWLEGSELLMTSLRDLNLSPEVTQCAGQQLTELHALASSEPQDDAVTELAKLPAEETVAVADSAPWAAVAPQTDHQIAGCGTIDVKVQNEDPAVLAWSLALDEETVPTEPPAWLIPDRVQFCPLLTEVPYHDILWRDWEDLSVQPSVLEQVSKSTPLFEFRVMSYNILAQDLVEQGLDLYLHCHPDILNWNYRLPNLLQEIQHWDPDVLCLQEVQENHYQEQLEPAFKEMGFACFYKRRTGTKTDGCAVCYKHSRFQLINHSPIEYFHPGLEVLNRDNVGLVLLLQPLLPEGLDLKTVSPLCVANTHVLFNPRRGDIKLAQMALLLAEIDKIAKTTEGSYYPVILCGDLNSVPDSPLYKFIRNGELSYHGMPAWKVSGQEDFSQQFYSRKLQSPLLPSSLGITDNCQYVTLCQPKKLGRRKYSRNFLLQFHFCDVACERPPHLVLLEGVTDAKPDRPAHWPKPAVMVKDPDPQPFVPRSSGIIQHGLNLTSVYSHFLPQRGRPEVTTMPMGLGATVDYIFYSAEPVEDRNRGGRRLYQDGALKLLGRLSLLSEDVLLMANGLPNPFCSSDHLCLLASFGLEISSLTES; this is encoded by the exons GAATGTGCTTCTGGCGAAGAGCACGTCCACCCAGATAGAGGGCGTCTTTGCTGCGACGAGAGGAAGGTTGGTCCCAGAAGAGCAAGAAGCCCTTCTGCAGCAGTGGCTGGAAGAAGGAGCAGGGAATTTGCCAGCCGATGAGAGTGCTCCAGCAGTGGGGAAAGTATCAGTTACACTCACTAGTGACTGGTTAGAAGGTTCAGAGCTATTGATGACTAGCCTCCGTGACCTGAATTTGTCTCCAGAAGTCACCCAGTGTGCTGGTCAGCAGCTCACAGAGCTCCATGCCTTGGCTTCTTCAGAACCACAAGATGATGCAGTGACTGAACTGGCAAAATTACCAGCAGAGGAAACAGTGGCTGTAGCAGACAGTGCCCCTTGGGCAGCTGTGGCGCCACAGACGGATCACCAGATAGCTGGCTGTGGCACAATTGATGTGAAGGTGCAGAATGAAGAcccagctgtgctggcctggAGTTTAGCACTTGATGAAGAGACAGTGCCAACAGAGCCCCCAGCCTGGCTCATTCCAGATAGGGTGCAATTTTGTCCTCTCCTGACAGAGGTACCCTACCATG ATATTTTATGGAGAGACTGGGAGGATCTTTCTGTCCAGCCCTCTGTGCTAGAACAGGTCTCAAAAAGCACTCCTCTCTTTGAATTTCGAGTCATGTCTTACAACATCCTTGCCCAGGACCTGGTGGAGCAGGGTCTTGATCTCTATCTACACTGTCATCCAGACATCCTGAACTGGAACTACCGCCTTCCAAACCTTTTGCAAGAGATCCAGCACTGGGATCCTGAT GTTTTGTGTCTGCAGGAGGTGCAAGAGAACCATTaccaggagcagctggaacCAGCATTCAAGGAGATGG GATTTGCATGCTTCTATAAACGAAGAACCGGGACAAAGACGGatggctgtgctgtgtgctATAAGCACAGCAGGTTTCAGCTGATCAACCACAGCCCCATAGAATACTTCCATCCTGGCCTGGAGGTCCTCAATCGGGATAATGTGGgcttggtgctgctgctgcagcctctgctcccaGAGGGCCTGGATCTGAAGACAGTCAGTCCTTTGTGTGTGGCCAACACTCATGTGTTGTTCAATCCCCGGCGGGGAGATATCAAACTGGCCCAGATGGCCCTGCTTCTAGCAGAGATCGACAAGATTGCTAAAACTACTGAAGGCAGCTATTATCCTGTCATCTTGTGTGGAGACCTGAATTCTGTACCCGATTCTCCACTCTACAAATTCATACGGAATGGTGAACTTTCCTACCATGGGATGCCAGCCTGGAAG GTGTCTGGTCAGGAAGACTTTTCCCAACAGTTTTATTCAAGGAAGCTGCAGTCCCCACTGTTGCCGAGCTCACTGGGTATAACAGACAACTGCCAATATGTCACCCTGTGCCAGCCAAAGAAACTAG gcaGACGTAAATACAGCCGGAACTTTCTGCTccagtttcatttttgtgatGTTGCCTGTGAGCGACCACCACACCTGGTCCTCTTGGAAGGTGTGACAGATGCTAAACCAG ACCGCCCTGCACACTGGCCCAAGCCTGCTGTCATGGTGAAAGATCCTGATCCCCAGCCATTCGTCCCAAG GTCTTCAGGCATTATCCAGCATGGCCTCAACCTGACCTCCGTCTACAGCCACTTCCTGCCACAGAGGGGACGCCCGGAGGTCACAACAATGCCCATGGGCCTTGGAGCCACTGTTGATTATATCTTCTACTCAGCAGAGCCCGTGGAGGATAGGAACAGAGGGG GTCGCAGGCTGTACCAGGATGGAGCCCTGAAGCTGCTAGGCCGCCTTTCCCTTCTGTCTGAAGATGTTCTGTTGATGGCAAATGGCTTACCAAATCCTTTTTGTTCATCTGATCATCTCTGCCTGCTCGCTAGCTTTGGCTTGGAGATCTCCAGCCTCACAGAGAGTTAG
- the ANGEL1 gene encoding protein angel homolog 1 isoform X2: protein MTSLRDLNLSPEVTQCAGQQLTELHALASSEPQDDAVTELAKLPAEETVAVADSAPWAAVAPQTDHQIAGCGTIDVKVQNEDPAVLAWSLALDEETVPTEPPAWLIPDRVQFCPLLTEVPYHDILWRDWEDLSVQPSVLEQVSKSTPLFEFRVMSYNILAQDLVEQGLDLYLHCHPDILNWNYRLPNLLQEIQHWDPDVLCLQEVQENHYQEQLEPAFKEMGFACFYKRRTGTKTDGCAVCYKHSRFQLINHSPIEYFHPGLEVLNRDNVGLVLLLQPLLPEGLDLKTVSPLCVANTHVLFNPRRGDIKLAQMALLLAEIDKIAKTTEGSYYPVILCGDLNSVPDSPLYKFIRNGELSYHGMPAWKVSGQEDFSQQFYSRKLQSPLLPSSLGITDNCQYVTLCQPKKLGRRKYSRNFLLQFHFCDVACERPPHLVLLEGVTDAKPDRPAHWPKPAVMVKDPDPQPFVPRSSGIIQHGLNLTSVYSHFLPQRGRPEVTTMPMGLGATVDYIFYSAEPVEDRNRGGRRLYQDGALKLLGRLSLLSEDVLLMANGLPNPFCSSDHLCLLASFGLEISSLTES from the exons ATGACTAGCCTCCGTGACCTGAATTTGTCTCCAGAAGTCACCCAGTGTGCTGGTCAGCAGCTCACAGAGCTCCATGCCTTGGCTTCTTCAGAACCACAAGATGATGCAGTGACTGAACTGGCAAAATTACCAGCAGAGGAAACAGTGGCTGTAGCAGACAGTGCCCCTTGGGCAGCTGTGGCGCCACAGACGGATCACCAGATAGCTGGCTGTGGCACAATTGATGTGAAGGTGCAGAATGAAGAcccagctgtgctggcctggAGTTTAGCACTTGATGAAGAGACAGTGCCAACAGAGCCCCCAGCCTGGCTCATTCCAGATAGGGTGCAATTTTGTCCTCTCCTGACAGAGGTACCCTACCATG ATATTTTATGGAGAGACTGGGAGGATCTTTCTGTCCAGCCCTCTGTGCTAGAACAGGTCTCAAAAAGCACTCCTCTCTTTGAATTTCGAGTCATGTCTTACAACATCCTTGCCCAGGACCTGGTGGAGCAGGGTCTTGATCTCTATCTACACTGTCATCCAGACATCCTGAACTGGAACTACCGCCTTCCAAACCTTTTGCAAGAGATCCAGCACTGGGATCCTGAT GTTTTGTGTCTGCAGGAGGTGCAAGAGAACCATTaccaggagcagctggaacCAGCATTCAAGGAGATGG GATTTGCATGCTTCTATAAACGAAGAACCGGGACAAAGACGGatggctgtgctgtgtgctATAAGCACAGCAGGTTTCAGCTGATCAACCACAGCCCCATAGAATACTTCCATCCTGGCCTGGAGGTCCTCAATCGGGATAATGTGGgcttggtgctgctgctgcagcctctgctcccaGAGGGCCTGGATCTGAAGACAGTCAGTCCTTTGTGTGTGGCCAACACTCATGTGTTGTTCAATCCCCGGCGGGGAGATATCAAACTGGCCCAGATGGCCCTGCTTCTAGCAGAGATCGACAAGATTGCTAAAACTACTGAAGGCAGCTATTATCCTGTCATCTTGTGTGGAGACCTGAATTCTGTACCCGATTCTCCACTCTACAAATTCATACGGAATGGTGAACTTTCCTACCATGGGATGCCAGCCTGGAAG GTGTCTGGTCAGGAAGACTTTTCCCAACAGTTTTATTCAAGGAAGCTGCAGTCCCCACTGTTGCCGAGCTCACTGGGTATAACAGACAACTGCCAATATGTCACCCTGTGCCAGCCAAAGAAACTAG gcaGACGTAAATACAGCCGGAACTTTCTGCTccagtttcatttttgtgatGTTGCCTGTGAGCGACCACCACACCTGGTCCTCTTGGAAGGTGTGACAGATGCTAAACCAG ACCGCCCTGCACACTGGCCCAAGCCTGCTGTCATGGTGAAAGATCCTGATCCCCAGCCATTCGTCCCAAG GTCTTCAGGCATTATCCAGCATGGCCTCAACCTGACCTCCGTCTACAGCCACTTCCTGCCACAGAGGGGACGCCCGGAGGTCACAACAATGCCCATGGGCCTTGGAGCCACTGTTGATTATATCTTCTACTCAGCAGAGCCCGTGGAGGATAGGAACAGAGGGG GTCGCAGGCTGTACCAGGATGGAGCCCTGAAGCTGCTAGGCCGCCTTTCCCTTCTGTCTGAAGATGTTCTGTTGATGGCAAATGGCTTACCAAATCCTTTTTGTTCATCTGATCATCTCTGCCTGCTCGCTAGCTTTGGCTTGGAGATCTCCAGCCTCACAGAGAGTTAG
- the VASH1 gene encoding tubulinyl-Tyr carboxypeptidase 1, producing MPMPGGGGAGAAAAARRPPSGEAAARDEEQQEEEGEEDLRDGGVPFFVNRGGLPVDEPTWERMWRHVGRIHPEGERVAQRIRGAADLPKIPIPSVPAFQPSTPIPERLEAVQRYIRELQYNHTGTQFFEIKKSRPLTGLMDLAKEMTKEALPIKCLEAVILGIYLTNNMTTLDRFPISFKTHFSGNYFRHIVLGVNFGGRYGALGISRREELMYKAPVFRTLSELIFDFEEAYRRCWHTLKKVKLGHCVSHDPHSVEQIEWKHSILDLDKLTREDFRKELERHARDMRLKIGKGTGPPSPTKDRKKDVSSPQRGQASPHRRNSRGDRRPSGEKKPADSKAMPDLNGYQIRV from the exons atgCCGatgccggggggcggcggggccggagccgcggccgccgccAGGCGTCCCCCGTCCGGCGAGGCGGCGGCGCGGGacgaggagcagcaggaggaggagggcgaGGAGGATCTTCGCGACGGCGGCGTCCCCTTCTTCGTCAACCGTGGGGGGCTGCCTGTGGACGAGCCCACCTGGGAGCGGATGTGGCGGCATGTGGGCAGGATCCACCCCGAGGGGGAGCGGGTGGCGCAGAGGATCCGGGGCGCCGCTGACCTGCCCAAG ATTCCCATACCAAGTGTGCCTGCGTTCCAGCCGTCCACCCCCATCCCTGAGCGCCTGGAAGCTGTACAGCGCTACATCAGGGAGCTTCA GTACAATCACACCGGGACACAATTCTTTGAGATTAAGAAGAGCAGACCTCTGACTGG GCTGATGGACCTGGCCAAAGAAATGACCAAAGAGGCCCTGCCAATAAAATGCCTGGAAGCTGTGATCCTGGGAAT TTACCTCACCAACAACATGACCACGCTGGATCGTTTTCCCATCAGCTTCAAAACCCACTTCTCAGGGAACTACTTCCGACACATTGTACTGGGGGTGAACTTTGGAGGccgctatggggcactgggcATCAGTCGACGTGAGGAGCTCATGTACAAAGCACCCGTCTTCCGCACACTGAGCGAACTCATCTTTGACTTCGAGGAGGCATATCGCCGCTGCTGGCACACTCTCAAAAAGGTGAAGCTGGGCCACTGTGTGTCCCACGACCCACACAGTGTGGAGCAGATTGAGTGGAAGCACTCCATCCTGGATCTAGACAAGCTGACCCGGGAAGACTTCCGCAAAGAGCTTGAGAGACATGCCCGTGATATGAGGCTGAAG ATCGGCAAAGGAACTGGGCCACCATCTCCCAccaaggacagaaagaaagatgtcTCCTCCCCACAAAGAGGTCAGGCCAGCCCCCATCGGCGCAACAGCCGTGGGGACCGACG GCCATCTGGTGAGAAGAAGCCTGCCGATTCCAAAGCCATGCCAGACCTCAATGGGTACCAGATCCGGGTGTGA